Within Oreochromis niloticus isolate F11D_XX linkage group LG2, O_niloticus_UMD_NMBU, whole genome shotgun sequence, the genomic segment CAAGGTGCTGAAAATAAGATGTCAAGCATTAATTTCTTGACATTAATTCTGAATGGTTGGAAAATTCTAACCTCCAGAGGAGAGTCTGGTTCATCCAGGATGCTCTTTTCACTCTGTATCCGCTGCATCGTTCCTGTAGAACTGGGGTCCATTATCAGCACGTTCTGACTACCAGCTCTGCCGAACTTACAGTCACTCTTTCTGGAGTCAGTCGTCCTGCACACCTCGTAATTGTACACATGTGGCAGAGTACCTGTTCCCAAAGTGTCTGAGTAACGTGGTGGATAATATGGAATGACAGGCAGGTTGGAGTGATACAGGATGCGAGACTGTCTCCACCTGTAGATTTTGACTGATATAATAACCACTAAACACGTGATGAAgaggaaggaaactacagccaGAGCCAAGACTAAGTAAAAAGTCAGGTTGTCATTGTACTCCTTGTCGTGTGTCAACTCAGTGAACTCCGACAGCACTTCAGGGAAGCTGTCCGCCACCGCCACGTTAACAATGACTGTAGCTGAACGAGAGGGCTGCCCGTTGTCCTCCACTATAACAGTCAGTCTTTGTTTGACAGCATCTTTATCAGTGACTTGGCGGATAGTTCTGATTTCTCCATTCTGTAAGCCCACTTCAAACAGCGCCCTGTCTGTGGCTTTCTGCAGTTTATAGGAGAGCCAGGCATTCTGTCCAGAGTCCACATCAACAGCCACCACTTTCGTCACCAGATAGCCAACATCTGCTGAACGAGGCACCATTTCAGCCACCAGAGAGCCACCAGTCTGGACTGGGTACAGAACCTGAGGGGGGTTGTCGTTCTGGTCCTGGATCATTATTTTCACAGTCACGTTGCTGCTGAGTGGAGGAGAGCCTCCATCCTGCGCTTTTACGCGGAAGTGGAAATCTTTGATCTGCTCGTAGTCAAAAGAGCGCACTGCATGGATGACTCCACTATCAGCACTAACGGACACATATGAGGAGACTGGCATTCCGTTAACGGAGGAGTCCTCCAGTATGTAAGAAACACGGGCATTTTGGTTCCAATCAGCGTCTGTGGCTTTGACTGTGAATATAGAGAGACCTGGTGTATTGTTTTCTACAATGTAGGCCTCATATGAGCTCCTCTCAAAGACAGGTGCGTTATCATTAACGTCTGAGATCTGTAAGGTGAGAGTGACACTGCTGGAGAGGGAGGGCACTCCCTCATCAGAGCAGGTCACAGTGATGTTATACTCAGaggctctctctctgtctaaaTCACTGTCTGTTATTATGGTATGGATTTTTTCAGATGTTGACTTCAGCACAAAGTTCTTATTGTCATTAATTTCGCATTGCACtttcccattttcagaggaatctGCATCTTCTACATTTATCATTGTTACAACGGTGTTAGGTTTCGCATCTTCTGACATAACATTTGTTTTCGACATAATATGAATATCGGGGTGGTTGTCATTCATGTCTATTACATCGATTATCATTTTGCATGAACCACTTAATCCTCCATCATCACTTGCGCGAATATTAATCTGAAAAGTTTTAGTCTTTTCATAATCAACCATTCCAATCAAAGTGACCTCACcactttttttattgatttcaaaAATCCCATGAGTATGATCAAGCATAGCTGAAATGGAATAAGTTATTCTGCCATTTGACCCGTCATCTGCATCAGTTGCAGTAACTGTCGCTATAACAGTTCCCACTGGTGCATTTTCCTTTATAGATGCTTTATAAACGGGTTGTGTAAAAATGGGAGCATTGTCATTAGCGTCTAAAACGGTGATGTGAATCTGCATCGTTCCCGTCATCTGCGGCTCGCCACCATCCACCGCCGTCAAAACCAAAGATAGGTgttcctttttctctctgtcaaGCGGCGAATTCAGAACCATCTCGACATTTTTACCGCCCTCTCCATGATTATTCTTATTAAGGGAAAATATATCATTTGGTTTCAGAGCATATGCTTTTAAACTATTTTCGCCCACATCAAGATCGGTCGCCCGATCTAAAACGAACGCTGTGCCACTCAGCGCAGATTCGCTTATATTAAAATGTGCCTCGTTTGTGATGAAGGTCGGAGGATTGTCATTTATATCTGTGAT encodes:
- the LOC100711027 gene encoding protocadherin gamma-A2 isoform X11, which codes for MDILMMAEITRRQVLLFISVLSLGAAVGQVSYSIPEEMSKGSFVGNIAQDLGLDVQRLKSGRARVFTRDNTAYIELNREGGILLLKERIDREALCGQMTPCALHFQILLENPMEYYSITVQITDINDNPPTFITNEAHFNISESALSGTAFVLDRATDLDVGENSLKAYALKPNDIFSLNKNNHGEGGKNVEMVLNSPLDREKKEHLSLVLTAVDGGEPQMTGTMQIHITVLDANDNAPIFTQPVYKASIKENAPVGTVIATVTATDADDGSNGRITYSISAMLDHTHGIFEINKKSGEVTLIGMVDYEKTKTFQINIRASDDGGLSGSCKMIIDVIDMNDNHPDIHIMSKTNVMSEDAKPNTVVTMINVEDADSSENGKVQCEINDNKNFVLKSTSEKIHTIITDSDLDRERASEYNITVTCSDEGVPSLSSSVTLTLQISDVNDNAPVFERSSYEAYIVENNTPGLSIFTVKATDADWNQNARVSYILEDSSVNGMPVSSYVSVSADSGVIHAVRSFDYEQIKDFHFRVKAQDGGSPPLSSNVTVKIMIQDQNDNPPQVLYPVQTGGSLVAEMVPRSADVGYLVTKVVAVDVDSGQNAWLSYKLQKATDRALFEVGLQNGEIRTIRQVTDKDAVKQRLTVIVEDNGQPSRSATVIVNVAVADSFPEVLSEFTELTHDKEYNDNLTFYLVLALAVVSFLFITCLVVIISVKIYRWRQSRILYHSNLPVIPYYPPRYSDTLGTGTLPHVYNYEVCRTTDSRKSDCKFGRAGSQNVLIMDPSSTGTMQRIQSEKSILDEPDSPLEQKPPNNDWRFTQGQRPGPSGPHMPYGTHIRWTPKNGTRATGGPEVAMGTGPWPQPPTEAEQLQALMAAANEVSEATATLGPGTMGLSTRYSPQFTLQHVPDYRQNVYIPGSTATLTSNPQQQQATAQQATQQALPPPQASAQPEPPKAAQTPASKKKSTKKEKK
- the LOC100711027 gene encoding protocadherin gamma-A2 isoform X35 — its product is MDILMMAEITRRQVLLFISVLSLGAAVGQVSYSIPEEMSKGSFVGNIAQDLGLDVQRLKSGRARVFTRDNTAYIELNREGGILLLKERIDREALCGQMTPCALHFQILLENPMEYYSITVQITDINDNPPTFITNEAHFNISESALSGTAFVLDRATDLDVGENSLKAYALKPNDIFSLNKNNHGEGGKNVEMVLNSPLDREKKEHLSLVLTAVDGGEPQMTGTMQIHITVLDANDNAPIFTQPVYKASIKENAPVGTVIATVTATDADDGSNGRITYSISAMLDHTHGIFEINKKSGEVTLIGMVDYEKTKTFQINIRASDDGGLSGSCKMIIDVIDMNDNHPDIHIMSKTNVMSEDAKPNTVVTMINVEDADSSENGKVQCEINDNKNFVLKSTSEKIHTIITDSDLDRERASEYNITVTCSDEGVPSLSSSVTLTLQISDVNDNAPVFERSSYEAYIVENNTPGLSIFTVKATDADWNQNARVSYILEDSSVNGMPVSSYVSVSADSGVIHAVRSFDYEQIKDFHFRVKAQDGGSPPLSSNVTVKIMIQDQNDNPPQVLYPVQTGGSLVAEMVPRSADVGYLVTKVVAVDVDSGQNAWLSYKLQKATDRALFEVGLQNGEIRTIRQVTDKDAVKQRLTVIVEDNGQPSRSATVIVNVAVADSFPEVLSEFTELTHDKEYNDNLTFYLVLALAVVSFLFITCLVVIISVKIYRWRQSRILYHSNLPVIPYYPPRYSDTLGTGTLPHVYNYEVCRTTDSRKSDCKFGRAGSQNVLIMDPSSTGTMQRIQSEKSILDEPDSPLEQKPPNNDWRFTQGQRPGPSGATGGPEVAMGTGPWPQPPTEAEQLQALMAAANEVSEATATLGPGTMGLSTRYSPQFTLQHVPDYRQNVYIPGSTATLTSNPQQQQATAQQATQQALPPPQASAQPEPPKAAQTPASKKKSTKKEKK